The following are encoded in a window of Providencia rettgeri genomic DNA:
- a CDS encoding PTS sugar transporter subunit IIA yields the protein MGFKQSLIDNNSIQLHANAANWRDAIKIGTDMLIASGAIKPAYHDAIISSVEKLGPYICIAPNLALPHARPEDGVIRTAFALVTLEKPIVFDGEDEPVDVLITLAGSSSDEHMEGLMEVTQVLDDENSETGVDLNKLRQCHTADDVYRVIDEALAKNA from the coding sequence ATGGGATTTAAACAATCATTAATCGACAACAACTCTATCCAACTCCATGCCAATGCAGCCAATTGGCGCGATGCGATTAAAATTGGTACGGATATGCTAATTGCCTCTGGTGCCATCAAACCCGCCTATCATGACGCTATCATCAGTAGTGTAGAAAAATTAGGTCCCTATATCTGTATCGCACCAAACTTAGCTTTACCCCATGCACGACCTGAAGACGGCGTTATTCGCACCGCTTTTGCTCTCGTCACCTTAGAAAAACCGATTGTTTTTGATGGGGAAGATGAACCTGTTGACGTTTTAATTACACTTGCAGGTAGCTCTTCGGACGAACATATGGAAGGATTGATGGAAGTCACCCAAGTGCTGGACGATGAAAACAGCGAAACGGGTGTCGATCTTAATAAACTGCGCCAATGCCACACAGCCGATGATGTGTATCGCGTGATTGATGAGGCACTCGCGAAAAACGCTTAA
- a CDS encoding calcium-binding protein produces MSLTRKLKNSLFSNDNYTEYLKNNETITLSLIEVNDGFYLVSDSEKETIPLKKQDGTSKTINLMNNPIKPDNIKSNEIKLESTNNVILNSHIKSKFILKGNRKDNVLDAGAAKASINGYGGNDHLVISSGVARGGDGDDNYYLRRYQWENIKHNNVTRLNARIVETSKGKSEVHLGYSLKEIDSVSQVGNDLLITIKAKSPYNKSDTLELKLTLKNSYQDHLIGKAIKHHYQLYTQDGFSLTPILKNNSYMEDMQKLYEITYLQDSDYAQRDASDSVRIHKENNYIVINNQGYTPPIWGEFNFNGDITNLTYFGSKSDDILTMLNRNSYIMATGGNDIYQLKPNELRQSKLTVDLSKIEEKSANGNSIIIKIPDAYGCDLYADGQSVYFKNNFGDKITNIKFINYENSKCNAVYIKDANENLFEIKLRTEGHKIVDDNIANLLTSESDDVHLLSGRRYPDMIIDTLAGDDNIEEYSGIGIIVNSGSGNDKIKVTTGVNVFYGGDGDNVIEGGNQGDLLLSDLGNDKLNGKKGNDHYIVDGSIGSGTTVINDKYGINNIHLMHFNKNYVIKKESGFSYRVYGSKSNLREVKIKIIPSDKENKNYIHHYDTLPHHIPNDVKESMSHMVRYLAEHKQYWKREQSLLPWQPMYAFKGFFKNTSYDFIDLSKPKVNISQGFSFKQLVIDLKGNSVDLIDNSGHGRFYKTEIGTGKILIPRFSRSNNVLYAGKGHAELAGGGGDDVFIINGSNSKVSDKKGDNIFIIDGGVRGRSSIRYGDGNNEIHLISFNKTPTIVKTDNNKKEIQYIYQSKSGYKAKIIQGDGLPEPTVIHHNLLPGLRDHTTQQKLEYLGNALAAMRLQDEYNSLGITEIKQAWDPASIVRVFMGKGTG; encoded by the coding sequence TTGAGTTTAACAAGGAAGCTAAAGAATAGCTTATTTTCGAATGATAATTATACTGAATATTTAAAAAACAATGAAACCATAACGCTTTCTCTAATAGAGGTAAATGACGGCTTTTATTTAGTTTCTGATAGTGAAAAAGAAACAATTCCATTAAAGAAACAGGATGGAACCTCAAAAACTATCAATTTAATGAATAATCCTATAAAACCTGATAATATAAAAAGTAATGAAATTAAGCTAGAAAGTACCAATAATGTCATCTTAAATAGTCATATTAAATCCAAATTTATCTTAAAAGGGAATAGAAAGGATAATGTTTTAGATGCTGGCGCAGCAAAAGCTTCTATTAATGGGTATGGTGGGAATGACCATCTTGTGATTAGTTCCGGTGTGGCAAGAGGTGGAGATGGCGATGATAATTATTATTTACGCCGCTATCAATGGGAAAATATTAAACATAATAATGTAACTAGGTTGAATGCAAGAATTGTGGAAACATCTAAAGGGAAAAGTGAAGTCCACCTAGGCTATTCGTTAAAAGAAATAGATAGTGTTAGTCAAGTAGGTAATGACTTACTGATAACTATTAAGGCAAAGTCACCTTATAATAAATCTGATACGTTAGAATTAAAATTGACGTTGAAAAATAGTTATCAAGATCATTTGATAGGTAAAGCGATAAAACACCATTATCAGCTCTATACACAGGATGGATTTAGTTTAACCCCTATTTTAAAAAATAATAGTTACATGGAAGACATGCAAAAATTGTATGAAATAACTTATTTGCAAGATTCCGATTATGCTCAGAGGGATGCAAGTGATAGTGTTCGGATTCATAAAGAAAATAATTATATAGTTATTAATAATCAGGGCTATACTCCTCCGATATGGGGAGAGTTTAACTTTAATGGGGATATTACAAATCTTACTTATTTTGGAAGCAAAAGTGATGATATTTTAACTATGCTTAATAGAAATAGCTATATTATGGCAACTGGTGGGAATGATATCTATCAATTAAAACCAAATGAACTTAGGCAGTCAAAATTAACAGTTGATCTGAGTAAAATAGAAGAAAAATCTGCCAATGGAAATAGTATTATCATAAAAATCCCTGACGCATATGGGTGTGATTTATATGCCGATGGTCAATCTGTCTACTTTAAAAATAATTTTGGTGATAAAATAACAAATATAAAGTTTATTAATTATGAAAATAGCAAGTGTAACGCTGTATATATAAAAGATGCTAATGAGAATTTATTTGAAATTAAATTGAGAACAGAAGGGCACAAGATAGTTGATGATAATATAGCTAACTTATTGACCTCTGAATCTGATGACGTTCATCTTCTATCGGGGCGGCGGTATCCCGATATGATAATTGATACATTAGCAGGTGATGATAATATTGAGGAATATAGTGGAATTGGTATAATTGTTAATTCAGGAAGTGGTAATGATAAAATTAAAGTAACGACAGGTGTGAATGTTTTTTATGGTGGAGATGGCGATAATGTTATAGAAGGGGGAAATCAAGGAGATTTATTATTGTCAGATTTAGGAAATGATAAATTAAATGGAAAAAAGGGGAATGACCATTATATTGTTGATGGTTCAATAGGCTCTGGAACAACGGTTATAAATGATAAATATGGTATTAATAACATTCATTTAATGCACTTTAATAAAAATTATGTTATAAAAAAAGAAAGCGGATTCAGTTATCGGGTATACGGTTCTAAATCAAATTTGCGTGAGGTGAAAATAAAAATAATTCCATCTGATAAGGAAAATAAAAATTACATTCACCATTATGATACTCTTCCACACCATATTCCTAATGATGTAAAAGAAAGCATGAGCCATATGGTAAGGTATTTGGCAGAGCATAAACAATATTGGAAAAGAGAGCAATCATTATTGCCTTGGCAGCCCATGTATGCCTTTAAAGGTTTTTTTAAAAACACCTCATATGATTTTATAGATTTATCTAAACCGAAAGTTAATATTTCACAAGGTTTTTCTTTTAAACAACTTGTCATTGACTTAAAAGGTAATTCGGTTGATTTAATTGATAACAGTGGTCATGGGCGATTTTATAAAACAGAAATAGGAACTGGAAAAATTTTAATACCCCGTTTTTCTAGGAGTAATAATGTATTATATGCAGGGAAAGGGCATGCTGAGCTAGCTGGAGGTGGTGGGGACGATGTTTTCATCATCAATGGAAGTAATAGTAAAGTCAGTGATAAAAAAGGCGATAATATTTTTATTATCGATGGTGGTGTTAGGGGTAGAAGTTCTATACGTTATGGCGATGGGAATAATGAAATACATTTAATTAGTTTTAATAAAACGCCAACTATAGTAAAAACGGATAATAACAAAAAAGAAATTCAATATATTTATCAATCGAAATCGGGCTATAAAGCGAAAATTATTCAGGGTGATGGATTGCCAGAGCCAACAGTTATTCATCATAACTTATTACCTGGATTGCGTGACCATACTACACAGCAAAAACTCGAATATTTGGGGAATGCACTTGCAGCCATGCGTTTACAGGATGAATACAATAGCCTTGGTATTACTGAAATAAAACAAGCATGGGATCCTGCTAGCATTGTGAGAGTATTTATGGGTAAAGGAACAGGGTAA
- a CDS encoding 3-keto-L-gulonate-6-phosphate decarboxylase UlaD, with the protein MTKPLIQIALDQTNLPSALNVAENVHTFVDIIEVGTILAFAEGMNAVSTLRRKYPNHILVCDMKTTDGGAILSRMAFEAGANWITVSAAAHIATIAACKKVADEFQREIQIEIYGNWTFEDAQNWVDLGITQAIYHRSRDAELAGIGWTNEDIEKMRKLSDLGLELSITGGIVPEDIHLFNGIKAKAFIAGRALAGEKGKQTAEALREQINRFWK; encoded by the coding sequence ATGACTAAACCGTTGATTCAAATCGCGTTAGACCAAACCAACTTACCTTCTGCTCTGAATGTTGCTGAAAATGTGCACACTTTCGTTGATATTATTGAAGTGGGAACGATTTTAGCTTTTGCAGAGGGCATGAACGCGGTGTCAACTTTACGCCGAAAATACCCTAATCACATTCTTGTTTGCGATATGAAAACCACTGACGGTGGAGCTATTCTTTCGCGAATGGCCTTTGAGGCGGGTGCAAATTGGATCACGGTTTCAGCCGCGGCACATATTGCCACTATTGCGGCATGCAAAAAAGTCGCAGATGAATTTCAGCGTGAAATCCAAATTGAAATCTACGGTAATTGGACATTTGAAGATGCGCAAAATTGGGTGGATTTAGGGATCACCCAAGCCATTTACCACCGTTCCCGTGATGCTGAGTTGGCAGGTATCGGCTGGACAAATGAAGATATCGAAAAAATGCGTAAGCTGTCTGATTTAGGGCTTGAACTATCAATTACCGGTGGGATCGTACCTGAAGATATCCACTTATTTAATGGAATTAAAGCGAAAGCTTTTATTGCTGGTCGTGCATTAGCTGGTGAAAAAGGTAAGCAAACTGCAGAAGCCTTGCGCGAACAAATTAATCGTTTTTGGAAATAA
- a CDS encoding Cof-type HAD-IIB family hydrolase, whose amino-acid sequence MYKVLALDLDGTVLTAQHTIHPEVKSAIQNATKHCHVMIVTGRHHTAARPYYDELGLTTPIICCNGTYLYDYQNEKVLMHTSIAKEDALAFTKLAQENQFKLVLYTTNEMTYSKSQPIDYMKDMEQWAADPHLAHPPRIFRIDSFDDQIRNTDYVWKFVVEGDPNAIEKLMDVAWVNDKFTAERSWVNRIDIACKGNNKGMRLAQYVKQLGLTPEQVIAVGDNHNDISMIQYAGLGVAMPHADEAVKTHANAICTTDNNHDGLARLIREKIQG is encoded by the coding sequence ATGTATAAAGTGCTCGCATTAGATTTAGATGGGACGGTTCTAACGGCTCAACATACCATTCACCCTGAGGTTAAGTCTGCTATCCAAAATGCGACTAAACACTGCCACGTGATGATTGTGACGGGTCGTCACCATACTGCTGCGCGCCCTTATTACGATGAACTAGGATTAACCACGCCAATTATTTGCTGCAATGGTACCTATCTGTATGATTATCAAAATGAAAAAGTTTTGATGCATACCTCTATTGCCAAAGAAGATGCCCTAGCCTTTACTAAATTGGCACAAGAAAATCAATTCAAACTGGTGTTATACACCACCAATGAAATGACCTATTCAAAATCACAACCTATTGACTATATGAAAGATATGGAACAGTGGGCCGCAGATCCACACCTTGCTCATCCCCCACGAATTTTCCGTATTGATTCATTTGACGATCAGATCCGCAATACCGATTACGTTTGGAAATTTGTCGTTGAAGGCGACCCAAATGCCATTGAGAAATTAATGGATGTGGCGTGGGTTAATGACAAATTCACCGCTGAGCGTTCATGGGTCAACCGCATTGATATTGCTTGTAAAGGCAATAACAAAGGCATGCGCTTAGCGCAATACGTCAAGCAATTAGGCCTCACCCCTGAACAAGTGATTGCCGTTGGTGATAATCATAACGACATTTCCATGATCCAATACGCAGGATTGGGTGTGGCTATGCCCCACGCTGATGAAGCTGTAAAAACTCACGCCAATGCTATCTGTACTACTGATAACAATCATGACGGGCTCGCCCGCTTGATACGAGAAAAAATTCAAGGATAA